A single Candidatus Chlamydia corallus DNA region contains:
- a CDS encoding 1-acyl-sn-glycerol-3-phosphate acyltransferase, giving the protein MIFRICKFFTWIAFSLFYKLKVYGVKKNFIKGPAIIAVNHNSFLDPIALHMSVHECIYHLARASLFNIPWLWKQWGCFPVRHDEGNSAAFKIAMQLLSKGKKLVIYPEGARSPDGQLQPGKIGIGMMSVKCKVPVIPVYIAGTFEAFNRHHKFPNVWKTVTCVFGTPMHFDDSIQNPQMKNKEAYQIITNQIMNKIAELKAWYESGCKGDIP; this is encoded by the coding sequence ATGATTTTCCGCATTTGTAAATTTTTCACCTGGATAGCCTTTTCTTTATTCTATAAACTGAAAGTTTATGGAGTGAAAAAAAATTTTATTAAAGGCCCCGCCATTATTGCAGTAAACCACAATTCCTTTTTGGATCCCATAGCGTTGCACATGAGTGTCCACGAGTGTATCTATCACCTAGCACGAGCTTCTTTATTTAATATCCCATGGCTATGGAAGCAGTGGGGCTGTTTTCCAGTCCGCCATGACGAAGGCAACTCCGCAGCATTTAAAATCGCCATGCAACTCTTAAGTAAAGGAAAGAAGTTAGTCATCTATCCAGAAGGAGCCCGGAGCCCCGACGGTCAGCTACAGCCTGGTAAGATCGGTATTGGTATGATGTCAGTGAAATGTAAGGTTCCCGTCATCCCTGTCTATATTGCAGGGACCTTTGAAGCTTTTAACCGTCATCACAAATTCCCCAATGTCTGGAAAACCGTCACTTGTGTTTTTGGCACACCTATGCATTTCGATGATAGCATTCAAAATCCACAGATGAAAAACAAAGAAGCATATCAGATCATCACGAATCAAATTATGAACAAAATTGCCGAACTGAAGGCATGGTATGAATCAGGTTGCAAAGGAGACATCCCCTAA
- the cmk gene encoding (d)CMP kinase, with protein sequence MIITIDGPSGTGKSTTAKALAEHLHFNYCNTGKMYRTLAYARLQSPWATLPLAQFLEEPPFSFTFATGQPLESFFNGHLLTSELTTQEVANAASELSQLSEVRTFMQGLQRRYAQLGNCVFEGRDMGSTVFPDADLKIFLTSSPEVRAQRRLKDLPAGTLSPEQLRAELIKRDLRDSQRTHDPLVIPENGIVIDSSDLTITQVLEKILALLFRHQL encoded by the coding sequence ATGATTATTACCATTGATGGACCTTCAGGAACAGGGAAAAGCACAACAGCAAAAGCTCTAGCAGAGCATCTCCATTTCAATTACTGCAATACAGGAAAGATGTATCGCACGTTAGCGTACGCTCGTTTACAATCTCCTTGGGCAACTCTCCCTTTGGCACAGTTTTTAGAAGAACCTCCGTTTTCTTTTACTTTTGCTACAGGCCAACCTTTAGAGTCTTTTTTTAATGGTCATCTCCTTACCTCTGAACTAACGACTCAAGAAGTCGCAAACGCAGCATCAGAACTCTCCCAACTTTCTGAAGTGCGTACATTCATGCAGGGTTTGCAACGACGCTATGCTCAACTTGGCAACTGTGTATTCGAAGGAAGAGATATGGGATCCACCGTCTTTCCCGATGCAGATTTAAAAATTTTTCTAACATCAAGTCCTGAAGTGCGTGCTCAAAGACGCTTAAAAGATCTCCCTGCAGGAACTCTTTCTCCTGAGCAATTGCGGGCCGAGCTTATCAAGCGTGATCTTAGAGACTCGCAACGTACTCATGATCCCCTAGTCATCCCTGAAAATGGTATAGTAATCGACTCTTCAGATTTGACAATAACCCAAGTTCTGGAGAAGATTTTAGCTTTACTATTTCGACACCAGCTATGA
- a CDS encoding isoprenyl transferase — translation MSLAPKNAKPGVPSLQPLPKHVAIIMDGNRRWYKKHRDEYDYAYTSGHYHGAKVLPNILNAVLDLGIKVLTLYTFSTENFARPKEEVREIFKIFYTQLDKQLPYLMENEICLRCIGDLSKLPKVIQTKINQVIRMTARFSRLELVLAINYGAKDELVRAFKKLHLDILNKKISSDDLSESLISSYLDTSGLTDPDLLIRTGGEMRVSNFLLWQIAYTELYITEVLWPDFTPQDLFEAINVYQKRSRRGGK, via the coding sequence TTGTCTTTAGCTCCAAAAAATGCTAAACCAGGTGTTCCCTCTCTACAGCCCCTTCCAAAACATGTCGCTATCATTATGGACGGGAATCGCCGATGGTACAAAAAACATCGGGACGAGTATGATTACGCATATACATCGGGTCATTATCATGGTGCCAAGGTCCTTCCAAATATTTTAAATGCTGTTCTGGATTTAGGGATTAAAGTTCTTACCCTCTATACATTTTCTACAGAAAACTTTGCGAGACCCAAAGAGGAAGTTCGAGAAATCTTTAAAATTTTTTATACCCAGTTAGATAAGCAGCTTCCCTATCTCATGGAAAACGAAATTTGCTTACGCTGTATAGGAGACCTTTCCAAACTCCCTAAAGTTATACAAACAAAGATAAACCAAGTCATCCGCATGACAGCACGATTCTCCCGTTTAGAATTAGTATTAGCTATTAACTATGGTGCAAAAGATGAGTTAGTCCGTGCATTTAAAAAATTACATCTTGATATTTTAAATAAAAAAATATCTTCTGATGACCTGTCAGAATCTTTGATTAGCTCTTACTTAGACACATCAGGACTCACGGACCCCGACTTACTTATCCGTACAGGGGGTGAAATGCGTGTCAGTAATTTTCTATTGTGGCAAATAGCATATACAGAACTCTATATTACTGAGGTCTTGTGGCCAGATTTTACGCCTCAAGATTTGTTTGAAGCTATTAACGTCTACCAGAAAAGGTCAAGACGAGGAGGGAAATAG
- a CDS encoding phosphatidate cytidylyltransferase translates to MLNLNKSKSKSSAYGDLFQRVVVHSLVLTFLVLLLYSSLFPLTSFALGFITATCGAVGTYEYSSMAKVKIQYPLRMFSAVGTFLFLALSFLSIRWGSILPEFFQALPWTLLIIWVVWSIFKVRKSKIGALQLSGVTLFSIVYVGIPIRLFLYILYGFVHTQEPYLGIWWASFLIATTKGADIFGYFFGKAFGNKKITPQISPNKTVVGFIAGCLGATLISFAFFLQIPSRFMNYFPMPAILIPLGLVLGITGFFGDIIESIFKRDAHLKNSNKLKAVGGMLDTLDSLLLSTPIAYLFLLITQSKEFIG, encoded by the coding sequence GTGCTTAATTTAAATAAGTCTAAATCGAAGTCCAGTGCGTACGGAGATTTATTTCAGCGTGTTGTTGTTCATTCGTTAGTACTTACATTTCTAGTTCTTCTTCTCTATAGCTCCCTATTTCCCCTAACTTCTTTTGCTTTAGGGTTTATTACCGCAACTTGTGGTGCTGTAGGTACCTACGAGTACTCTTCAATGGCCAAAGTAAAAATACAGTACCCATTAAGAATGTTTAGTGCTGTCGGAACTTTTTTATTTTTAGCTTTAAGTTTTCTTTCAATTCGCTGGGGAAGCATTCTCCCAGAGTTCTTCCAAGCCCTTCCTTGGACCCTACTCATCATCTGGGTCGTGTGGAGCATCTTTAAGGTTCGAAAATCTAAGATTGGAGCTTTACAGCTATCGGGAGTCACGCTTTTTTCTATTGTATATGTAGGCATTCCGATACGTTTATTCTTATACATCCTCTATGGGTTTGTTCATACACAAGAACCCTATCTTGGGATTTGGTGGGCTTCTTTTCTTATTGCTACAACTAAAGGTGCTGATATCTTTGGTTATTTCTTTGGCAAGGCCTTTGGAAATAAGAAAATCACCCCACAAATTAGCCCTAATAAAACTGTGGTAGGTTTTATTGCAGGCTGCTTAGGAGCCACGCTTATTAGTTTTGCTTTCTTTCTACAAATTCCCTCTAGGTTTATGAATTACTTCCCTATGCCTGCAATTTTAATTCCCCTAGGACTCGTTTTAGGAATCACGGGGTTCTTTGGAGACATTATCGAATCCATATTCAAGCGTGATGCTCATTTAAAAAATAGCAACAAGCTCAAGGCTGTTGGTGGTATGCTGGATACGTTAGACTCGTTGCTTCTGTCAACACCAATTGCGTACTTGTTTTTACTCATAACCCAATCTAAAGAGTTTATTGGATGA